CGGCGTCACGAGTACCGGAAGCAATCTCAGGCCGCGACGGCCGCGACGGGCGCGACGGCCTCGACGGGCGCTGCGGGCAGGTGTTCGGTGGGCAGGTGTTCGGCGAGCAGGGTGGCGAACTGTTCGGGGTCGAGGACGCGGATGCCGAGTTCTTCGGCCTTGGCGCGCTTGGAGCCGGCCTTCTCGCCCGCGACCAGGAGGGTGGTGCGCTTGGAGACGGAGGAGGACGCCTTGCCGCCGGCGCGTTCGATCAGTTCGTTCATCTCGTTGCGGGAGAGCGCCGCCAGGGGGCCGGTCATGCTGCCCGTCACCACCACGGCCTCGCCGGTCAGCGGGCCGGTGGCCGGGGCAGCGGCACCTTCGGCGGGGACGGGCGCGGCGGGCGCGGTCGGGGTGGTGACCTGGGTGCCCACGCCGAGGTCGGCCAGGCGGTCCAACAGGGCGGACAGTTCGGCGAGTTCGGAGACCACCAGGCGGGCCTTCTCCGGGCCGATGCCGTCCACGGCGGCCAGGGCCTCGGCGTCCGCCGACCGGATGGCCGCCATCGAGCCGAAGTGCGCGGCGATCCGCCGCGACATGCTGCGCCCGGTGCCGCGCACGCCCAGGGCGCACAGGACGCGGTTCAGCGGGCGGGTGCGGGCGGTGGCGATCGCGGCGAGCAGGTTGTCGGTGCTCGTGGTGCCCATCCGCTCCAGGGAGAGGAGTTGCTCGCGGGTCAGGGTGAACAGGTCGGCGAGGTCGGTGACCAGCCCGGCCGCCACCAGCTGCACCGCCCGGGTCGAGCCCAGGCCCTCGATGTCCAGTTGGTCGCGGCCCGCCGCGTAGATGATCGACGCCACCGCCTGGCAGTCGCGGCCCCGCACGCAGCGCCAGCGCTGCTCGCCGGTGTCGATCCCCTCCCCGCAGCGCGGGCAGGCGGCGGGGAAGACGATCGGCCGCTCCGCGCCGGTGCGCTCCTCCACCAGCGGGGCCTCGACCCGCGGGATCACGTCCCCCGCCCGGTGCACGAAGACCCGGTCGCCCAGCATCAGCCCGCGGCGGGTGATGTCGGCGGGGTTGTGGAGGGTGGCGTAGGTGACGGTGACGCCGTCGATGACCACCGGCTCCAGGACGGCGCGCGGCGCGATGATGCCGGTGCGGCCCACCGCCCACTCCACCTCCAGCAGCCGGGTCACCTTGTGCTCCGCCGCGAGCTTGCGGGCCACCGCCCACCGCGGGGCCCGGGAGCCGGAGCCGGCCTGCCGCTGGTCCGCGGCCGCGTCGGCCTTCACCACCACGCCGTCGATGCCGAACGGCAGCGCGCCGCGCAGCGCGGTGATCCCGGCGATCCGCTCCCGGACCTGCTCGATCGTCTCGCAGCGCACCGGGGCGGCGGCCGTGCCGGCGGCGGTGTTCGCGCCGAGCCCGGCCAGGGACTCCAGCAGGGCGCTGTGGCCCAGCTCCTCGTCCAGGCCGATCGCGCCGTAGGCGAAGAACGTCAGCTCGATCCGGTACGGGCGGCCCTTGGCCCGCAGCGTCCCGGCCGCGCCGCTGCGCGGGTGGGCGAACGGGGCGGCCTCGTGCGCGAGCCGGATTCGGTTGGCCTCCTCGAACTGGGCCGACGTCAGCAGCACCTCGCCGCGCAGCTCCACGTCCAGCGGGCGGGTGAGCACGGCGGGCAGGCCCAGGACGGCGTCGGCGGCGTGCGTGATGTCCTCGCCCGCCAGGCCGTCGCCCCGGGTCAGCACCTGCCGGAGCCGCCCACCCCGGTAGCGGGCGGCGACGGCCAGCCCGTCCAGCTTCGGCTCCACGCACCACCCGGCCACCGCCCGGCCCAGCCGCCGCTCCAGGCCCGCGGCCCAGTCGGCCAGCCC
This is a stretch of genomic DNA from Kitasatospora fiedleri. It encodes these proteins:
- the ligA gene encoding NAD-dependent DNA ligase LigA, which codes for MTVMNNAAPLSSGDYADAVATAARAAAAYYGDGATPLGDDEYDALVRAIAAYEQAHPDEVLPESPTGKVAGGAVVGDVPHGVPMLSLDNVFDDAGLADWAAGLERRLGRAVAGWCVEPKLDGLAVAARYRGGRLRQVLTRGDGLAGEDITHAADAVLGLPAVLTRPLDVELRGEVLLTSAQFEEANRIRLAHEAAPFAHPRSGAAGTLRAKGRPYRIELTFFAYGAIGLDEELGHSALLESLAGLGANTAAGTAAAPVRCETIEQVRERIAGITALRGALPFGIDGVVVKADAAADQRQAGSGSRAPRWAVARKLAAEHKVTRLLEVEWAVGRTGIIAPRAVLEPVVIDGVTVTYATLHNPADITRRGLMLGDRVFVHRAGDVIPRVEAPLVEERTGAERPIVFPAACPRCGEGIDTGEQRWRCVRGRDCQAVASIIYAAGRDQLDIEGLGSTRAVQLVAAGLVTDLADLFTLTREQLLSLERMGTTSTDNLLAAIATARTRPLNRVLCALGVRGTGRSMSRRIAAHFGSMAAIRSADAEALAAVDGIGPEKARLVVSELAELSALLDRLADLGVGTQVTTPTAPAAPVPAEGAAAPATGPLTGEAVVVTGSMTGPLAALSRNEMNELIERAGGKASSSVSKRTTLLVAGEKAGSKRAKAEELGIRVLDPEQFATLLAEHLPTEHLPAAPVEAVAPVAAVAA